The following proteins are co-located in the Desulfobacterales bacterium genome:
- a CDS encoding ribonuclease Z, with protein MPPTQAKTMGLTILGSGTCVPSLERSACSALVRVNNSRLLFDLGPGTMRRLLEADTRIHDVGYIFFSHFHPDHTGELVSFLFSSKYPGTRRRNSPLTIVAAKGFSDFFSGLKQVYGEWIDLSPEVLSVIEMDNTGADERRFSGFVLKSIPVMHRKESIAFRVENAQGNAIVYSGDTDYSENLIRLAAGADILICESALPDALKVEGHLTPSLAGTIASAAGVKKLVLTHFYPECDTADIEGQCRKTYAGPLVLARDLMQIALE; from the coding sequence ATGCCGCCCACCCAAGCCAAAACCATGGGGCTGACCATCCTCGGGTCAGGCACCTGCGTGCCTTCCCTGGAGCGAAGCGCCTGTTCAGCACTTGTACGGGTGAACAATTCCAGACTTCTTTTTGACCTGGGCCCCGGCACCATGAGAAGGCTGCTTGAAGCAGATACCCGTATTCACGATGTCGGATATATTTTTTTCAGCCATTTTCATCCTGACCACACCGGTGAACTGGTTTCATTTCTATTTAGCAGCAAATACCCCGGCACCCGCCGCCGCAATAGTCCCCTGACCATCGTGGCTGCAAAAGGGTTTTCTGATTTTTTCAGCGGTTTAAAACAGGTTTACGGTGAATGGATCGATTTGTCACCGGAAGTGCTTTCCGTTATTGAGATGGACAACACCGGAGCGGATGAGCGCCGATTTAGCGGCTTTGTCTTAAAGTCTATTCCGGTGATGCATCGAAAAGAGAGTATCGCTTTCCGGGTTGAAAACGCCCAAGGAAACGCCATCGTCTATTCCGGTGATACCGATTATAGCGAAAATCTAATTCGTCTGGCCGCAGGCGCCGACATTCTCATCTGTGAATCCGCCCTGCCGGACGCCCTGAAGGTCGAAGGACATTTAACCCCCTCTCTGGCCGGAACAATTGCCTCTGCAGCCGGTGTTAAGAAGCTGGTGTTAACCCATTTTTATCCCGAGTGCGACACGGCCGACATCGAGGGGCAATGTCGTAAAACCTATGCGGGCCCGTTGGTTCTGGCGCGTGATTTGATGCAGATCGCGCTTGAATAG
- the atpB gene encoding F0F1 ATP synthase subunit A: MEELGKIHQLIVPFMGRQLTFNLEAIVMSWIVIFALVVFGFLAARKSATLPRPLQLIGELIVSTLYGLTEDALDKERAKKYAPLTCALFMFLLLSNWLGIIPHLHEPTKDLNTPLSLGLMGFVIAHAAGIRSKGLKAYLKEYCSPIFFMMPLNVIGELAKVVSISFRLFGNIMGGSIIILVVSYLSYNLILPPLLNAFFGLFVGTIQAFVFTMLTVVYISVQVK, encoded by the coding sequence ATGGAAGAATTGGGAAAAATACACCAGTTGATCGTCCCCTTCATGGGACGCCAGCTAACCTTTAATCTTGAAGCGATTGTGATGTCGTGGATCGTTATTTTTGCGCTGGTGGTTTTCGGGTTCTTGGCCGCCAGAAAAAGCGCCACGCTTCCCCGACCGCTCCAGTTGATCGGCGAACTGATCGTCTCCACACTGTACGGCCTGACGGAAGACGCCCTGGATAAAGAGCGGGCAAAAAAATATGCTCCCTTGACCTGCGCTCTTTTTATGTTTCTGCTGCTTTCCAACTGGCTGGGAATCATCCCCCACCTGCATGAACCCACCAAAGATTTAAATACCCCCTTAAGCTTGGGCCTCATGGGCTTTGTGATCGCCCACGCCGCCGGAATTCGGTCAAAAGGCTTAAAAGCATATTTAAAGGAATATTGTTCACCGATATTTTTCATGATGCCCCTGAACGTCATCGGCGAGCTGGCCAAGGTGGTATCCATTTCCTTTCGGTTGTTCGGCAATATCATGGGGGGTTCGATTATTATCTTGGTGGTGTCCTATCTGTCTTACAATTTGATATTGCCGCCGCTGCTCAACGCGTTTTTCGGATTGTTTGTCGGCACGATTCAGGCTTTTGTGTTTACAATGCTTACGGTTGTTTACATTTCCGTTCAGGTAAAGTGA
- the atpE gene encoding ATP synthase F0 subunit C has protein sequence MDFDIQTWIRAAALLGGGIAIGFGAIGAAIGEGYTASMANWAISQNIKTSGDIIKTMLVGQAIAESSSIFALVIAIILLFTDFGAGSFVTVCGILGAALSMGLGAIGSGIGAGLPAAGACLAKAQRPEMSGRLMTNMLVGSAVCQTPAIFALVIAIMLLFMKFPTTSPLKAVALLAAGLCMGFGAIGSGLGSGFAGKESCMGTARQPEMAGQLTTTMLIGSAVCQTPAIFAIVVSLMLIFIDFGNAPLYPTWAAFIGAGLSTGLAAIGSGYGGGLAAGASCEGIARQPQSVGTVITAMLVGQAVAQTASIFGLLISFILMFKTYPESMALSASMALLSAGICMGFGGIGPGIGNGMAAQGAVKWVARNLEHSGDLIRTMLVGQAVSQSTAIYAMVVSLVLIFVV, from the coding sequence ATGGACTTTGATATTCAAACGTGGATACGCGCCGCAGCCCTTTTGGGCGGCGGCATTGCCATCGGGTTCGGCGCCATCGGAGCGGCCATCGGCGAGGGCTATACCGCCTCGATGGCCAACTGGGCCATTTCCCAGAATATAAAAACTTCCGGCGACATCATTAAAACCATGCTGGTGGGTCAGGCCATCGCCGAATCGTCTTCAATTTTTGCCCTGGTCATTGCCATCATTTTATTGTTTACCGATTTTGGGGCAGGCTCATTTGTGACCGTGTGCGGAATCCTGGGGGCCGCTTTATCCATGGGGCTGGGGGCTATCGGCTCCGGCATCGGCGCCGGACTTCCGGCTGCGGGCGCCTGCCTGGCAAAGGCGCAAAGGCCGGAAATGAGCGGGCGCCTGATGACCAATATGCTGGTCGGCTCGGCAGTATGCCAGACCCCGGCCATATTTGCCCTGGTCATCGCCATCATGCTCCTTTTTATGAAATTTCCCACCACCAGTCCGTTAAAAGCCGTCGCGCTTTTAGCGGCGGGGCTGTGCATGGGATTTGGGGCGATCGGATCGGGGCTCGGTTCGGGGTTTGCCGGGAAAGAATCCTGTATGGGCACCGCCCGGCAACCGGAAATGGCCGGACAGCTGACGACCACAATGCTGATCGGCTCGGCGGTGTGCCAGACCCCGGCAATCTTTGCCATTGTTGTGTCCTTAATGTTGATATTTATCGATTTCGGCAATGCGCCCCTTTATCCGACCTGGGCTGCTTTTATAGGCGCGGGCCTGAGCACCGGGCTTGCCGCCATCGGTTCGGGATACGGCGGCGGACTGGCGGCGGGCGCCAGCTGCGAGGGAATTGCGCGGCAGCCGCAATCGGTGGGAACCGTGATTACCGCCATGCTGGTGGGGCAGGCGGTGGCCCAGACCGCCTCTATTTTCGGTTTGCTGATCAGTTTCATCCTGATGTTTAAAACCTACCCGGAATCAATGGCTTTGAGCGCTTCAATGGCGCTGCTGAGCGCGGGGATCTGCATGGGATTCGGCGGTATCGGACCGGGGATCGGCAACGGCATGGCAGCCCAAGGCGCGGTCAAATGGGTGGCCCGCAATCTTGAACATTCCGGGGATTTAATTCGAACAATGTTGGTGGGGCAGGCGGTTTCCCAGTCCACGGCGATTTATGCCATGGTGGTGAGCCTGGTCCTGATATTTGTAGTATAG
- a CDS encoding bifunctional precorrin-2 dehydrogenase/sirohydrochlorin ferrochelatase: MQYYPIFLDIKNRPCLVVGGGAVGRRKVLMLLSCGARVTVVAPDADEKLLALAADGTIVLLNKKYQSSDLGSMFLVIGATSDEQLNLQIKTDADREGKLCNIADRPGACHFILPAVVERGDLVIAISTSGKSPAFAKKIRKDLEKTFGPEYAEFLKLMGAIRRKLLGREHEPEEHKRLFEQLIDKGLVHMIKDRNRSAIDTLLFETFGKGYEFDALMNEE, translated from the coding sequence ATGCAATATTACCCGATATTTCTAGATATTAAAAACCGTCCGTGCCTGGTGGTGGGGGGGGGCGCCGTCGGCCGCAGAAAGGTCCTGATGCTGTTATCTTGTGGCGCCAGGGTAACCGTTGTCGCCCCGGATGCAGATGAAAAACTGCTGGCGCTGGCTGCCGATGGAACCATTGTGCTGCTTAACAAAAAATATCAATCCTCTGATCTCGGCAGCATGTTTCTGGTCATCGGGGCGACCAGTGACGAGCAGTTGAATCTTCAAATTAAAACGGATGCCGACAGAGAGGGCAAGCTCTGCAATATTGCCGACCGCCCCGGGGCGTGTCATTTTATTCTGCCGGCTGTTGTTGAAAGGGGGGACCTGGTCATCGCGATTTCCACTTCCGGCAAGAGCCCGGCTTTTGCAAAAAAAATTCGCAAAGACCTTGAAAAGACCTTCGGCCCGGAATATGCCGAATTTCTAAAGCTCATGGGCGCCATCCGCCGGAAACTGCTGGGCCGGGAGCATGAACCGGAAGAACATAAGCGGCTCTTTGAACAGCTCATCGACAAAGGGCTGGTCCATATGATAAAAGACCGTAACCGGAGCGCCATTGATACCCTTCTTTTCGAAACTTTCGGCAAGGGGTATGAATTCGACGCATTGATGAATGAGGAATAA
- a CDS encoding DHH family phosphoesterase — translation MPFSAPEKLRRFYGQFNRDDNVLIVINADPDAIASAMAVKRLLWRKTASVTLTNINIIKRPDNLAMVKLLGVNLVFLDKIVRKEYNRFVIVDSQPNHNEAFSRFKFNVIIDHHPDTGIKAPFQDIRPNYGATASIMTEYLQAAKIKPSVKLATGLFHAIKTDTSNFERQTLIEDLKAFQFLFRHSNIHLARKIELAELRLGFLKYYKIALNSMRKRKNRIFAHLGPVSNPDVCVIIADFFLRIEAVDWSIISGLYDNKLIVIFRNDGLRKNAGKVAKESFGTIGSAGGHQSMARAEISLDAIKDLCNYMDEQKLLRWIIHQVQEKAGKK, via the coding sequence ATGCCGTTTTCCGCACCTGAAAAATTACGCCGTTTTTACGGTCAGTTTAACCGTGATGACAATGTGCTCATCGTTATCAATGCCGACCCGGACGCCATTGCCAGCGCAATGGCCGTCAAACGGCTGCTGTGGCGTAAAACCGCAAGCGTGACCCTAACGAATATCAACATCATCAAACGCCCGGACAATCTTGCCATGGTCAAATTGCTGGGCGTAAACCTGGTTTTTTTAGACAAGATTGTCCGCAAAGAGTATAACCGTTTCGTAATCGTCGACTCCCAACCGAATCACAATGAAGCCTTTTCCCGCTTCAAGTTCAATGTCATTATCGATCATCATCCGGACACCGGTATAAAAGCTCCCTTTCAGGATATTCGCCCGAATTACGGCGCCACCGCCTCCATCATGACCGAGTATCTCCAGGCAGCTAAAATCAAACCGTCCGTCAAGCTGGCAACCGGCCTGTTCCATGCCATCAAAACCGATACCAGCAATTTTGAAAGACAGACCCTGATTGAAGACCTTAAAGCCTTCCAATTTCTTTTCCGGCACTCCAATATTCACCTTGCCCGCAAGATCGAACTGGCGGAACTGCGTCTGGGTTTTCTGAAGTATTACAAGATCGCCCTGAACTCGATGCGCAAGCGCAAAAACAGAATATTTGCCCATCTGGGCCCGGTATCGAACCCGGATGTCTGCGTCATCATCGCTGATTTTTTTCTAAGGATCGAAGCGGTGGACTGGAGTATTATCTCCGGTCTCTACGACAACAAGCTGATCGTTATTTTCCGAAACGACGGCCTGCGGAAAAATGCCGGAAAAGTGGCCAAGGAAAGCTTCGGAACCATCGGGTCCGCCGGCGGGCACCAGAGTATGGCCCGGGCGGAAATTTCTCTGGATGCGATAAAGGATCTCTGCAATTACATGGATGAACAAAAATTATTGCGCTGGATCATCCATCAGGTCCAGGAAAAAGCCGGAAAAAAATAA
- a CDS encoding ATP synthase subunit I — MESIRQIQKKYCSNAMTTAIVAGFVLILAGQNAIAKGLVLGTIFSIVNFILMGEMLPLKLGKSNRRAFFWSLMSLLLRYSFVAIPLIVAIKFRQFNLFAVVGGIFLVQVMILAESLLTTLSSFRNKQA; from the coding sequence ATGGAGTCGATTAGGCAAATCCAAAAAAAGTACTGTTCAAACGCCATGACAACGGCGATTGTGGCCGGATTTGTTTTAATACTGGCCGGCCAGAATGCCATTGCGAAAGGCCTGGTGCTGGGTACGATTTTCAGCATTGTCAATTTTATCCTGATGGGCGAAATGCTCCCCCTAAAACTGGGCAAATCCAACCGCAGGGCATTTTTCTGGTCGCTGATGTCCCTGCTGCTGCGATATTCCTTTGTGGCAATTCCCCTTATCGTGGCCATTAAATTCCGGCAGTTTAACCTGTTTGCGGTTGTGGGCGGAATTTTTTTGGTTCAAGTGATGATTCTGGCCGAATCTTTGCTGACAACCCTGTCATCGTTTCGCAACAAACAGGCATAG
- the atpE gene encoding ATP synthase F0 subunit C, with the protein MAIEGADIVKAAAFIGAGLAMGLGAIGPGVGEGITAAKACEAIGRNPREAGLLTRTMLVGQAVAESTGIYSLVIALLLLFVV; encoded by the coding sequence ATGGCCATTGAAGGTGCGGATATTGTCAAGGCGGCTGCATTTATAGGCGCAGGGCTTGCGATGGGCCTTGGCGCCATCGGGCCCGGTGTCGGCGAAGGAATCACGGCGGCAAAAGCGTGCGAGGCGATCGGTAGAAATCCCAGAGAAGCAGGCCTTTTAACGCGAACCATGCTGGTGGGTCAGGCAGTGGCGGAATCTACCGGAATTTATTCGCTGGTTATCGCCCTGCTGTTGCTGTTTGTCGTCTAA
- a CDS encoding AtpZ/AtpI family protein, giving the protein MIYPHSMTAHNKKLINFKKHREWAENLTIVMQVGLTMAGCVFFCFFVGRYLDRWLGTKGVFVAIFTILGVLGGANTVYRQILKVTADAENKDSDNGVD; this is encoded by the coding sequence TTGATATATCCGCATTCCATGACGGCGCATAACAAAAAACTGATAAATTTCAAGAAACATCGAGAATGGGCTGAAAATTTAACGATTGTCATGCAAGTCGGCCTAACCATGGCCGGTTGTGTTTTTTTTTGTTTTTTTGTGGGTCGATACTTAGACAGGTGGCTGGGAACAAAGGGCGTTTTTGTAGCCATCTTTACGATCCTGGGCGTGCTGGGCGGGGCAAATACGGTTTATCGACAGATTCTTAAGGTAACCGCGGACGCTGAAAATAAAGATTCGGACAATGGAGTCGATTAG